In Dysidea avara chromosome 3, odDysAvar1.4, whole genome shotgun sequence, a single window of DNA contains:
- the LOC136249997 gene encoding protein phosphatase 1 regulatory inhibitor subunit 16B-like — protein METVLKRKNYSSGLLSAKLKALTSLKNAKAKRRVTFPVNVMLQQAITDGDKEEIKKIITKHGKSVLDLKDPTGMPLLHRAIFEDQFECFELMVNEGADMLAADEEGWNALHVAVSFEDMDAVELLLQYKPELINTRTMDSLRPINVCESNCELCAYLLQAEVSYLKTRSVTHWDSANCKREELELLNIVMRVNPEEDERSTRQVQQSALHLSAAKNYLGLAYYMLENQLVTVDCEDYEHWTALHLAALHSSMDVLVLLIQYGANVEKLTSCYKSPVDLADDELTLEFLRRGSEYIEQAI, from the coding sequence ATGGAAACTGTACTTAAACGCAAGAATTACAGCAGCGGGCTGCTGAGTGCGAAGCTTAAAGCTTTAACCTCCCTGAAGAACGCCAAGGCCAAACGAAGGGTCACCTTTCCAGTCAATGTCATGTTGCAACAAGCCATCACTGATGGAGACAAAGAAGAGatcaagaaaataatcaccAAACACGGCAAGAGTGTCTTGGATCTTAAAGACCCGACTGGAATGCCGCTGTTGCACCGTGCCATCTTTGAAGATCAATTTGAGTGTTTTGAGCTGATGGTAAACGAGGGTGCAGATATGCTCGCAGCAGACGAGGAAGGATGGAACGCATTGCACGTGGCCGTCTCGTTTGAAGACATGGACGCAGTTGAGCTGCTACTCCAATACAAGCCAGAACTGATCAACACTCGCACCATGGACAGTTTGAGACCGATCAATGTTTGCGAGTCAAACTGTGAACTTTGTGCTTACCTTCTCCAAGCAGAGGTGTCGTATCTGAAAACAAGATCAGTCACACACTGGGATAGTGCCAACTGCAAACGAGAAGAACTAGAACTATTGAACATTGTAATGAGAGTGAATCCGGAAGAGGATGAGAGGAGCACTAGACAAGTACAACAAAGTGCTCTACACCTGTCAGCAGCTAAGAACTACCTTGGACTAGCTTACTACATGTTGGAGAACCAGTTAGTAACAGTAGACTGTGAGGATTATGAACATTGGACGGCACTTCACTTAGCCGCTCTACATTCCAGCATGGACGTGTTGGTACTACTCATCCAATATGGTGCTAATGTGGAGAAGTTGACCAGTTGTTACAAGAGTCCAGTTGATCTGGCTGATGATGAACTGACATTAGAGTTCTTGAGACGAGGCTCTGAATACATCGAACAAGCTATCTAA